DNA sequence from the Halorussus limi genome:
CTCGGCCTCCTCCTTGGCCTCTTCGCGCTCCTTCTCCTTCTCGGACTTGCGCTCTTCCTCTTCCTGCTTGTCGAGTTCGCGCAGGCGCTTCTGGACGCGGACGAAGTCCTCGTGGTGCTGGTCGGCGGCCTCCTGGGCCTCCACGAAGCTCTCGTGCATCTCGTCGGCCTCGTCGCGGATTTCGTCGGCTTCGCGGTAGGCCTCGATCATCTGGTTGTGATGCTCTTGGGCCTTGTCGGCGAGTTCCGTGACCTTCTCGTGGTGACGGCTCGCTTCGGCGCGGACCTCCTCGGCTTCCTCGACGAGTTCGTCGAGGTTCTCGCTGTCGTCGAGCTTCTCCTTTCGCTCTTGAAGCTTCTCGCGCTTCTCCTCGATCTTCTCGATGAGTTCGCGCTCGTCCTCGGTCGAGAGAACCTCGGTCTGCTGCTTGAACTCGAGGTCTTCGATTTCGGATTCGAGTTCCTCGATGTCCTTGCCCTCGTCGAGTTCGAGGTCGGACTTCTTCTGCTCGACTTCGTCGAACAGCTCGTTGGCCTTGGCGTTGAGCTCGTTGCGCTGTTCCTTGTGTTCCTGAACCTGCTCGTTGAGCTCGTCGCGCTTCTCGCGGTGTTCCTGAGCCTCGTCGACCTTCTCGCGCGTCTCGGCGTTGAGGTCGTCGCGCTTGGACGCTCGCTTGCTAGCCTTCTGGTTCAGCTCGTTTCGTCGGTCTCGGAGCTGTCCTGCGAGTTTGATTAGTTCGCCTTTCGACTTGTTCTGAAGTTCCTCTTCTGTTACACTTACCATGCTTAATTAAACCTCGATTCCATGCCCGCCGTGGCGTTCGGCAGTCCAGTGAGCGACAGCAACCGCTGTATGCAACTGGCAATCGACCGGTGACAATAGTCCCATGTCATTTGTCGCACGATGCTTGCCGAACGCTCGTGGCGTTCTGGTATCAACAAATATTCGCTGTGGCTATATAAATGTTCCGTATAGTTGGCTAATGGAAACGGTTCACACGCCCGCTAACGGCCGTGTAAGCCGTTCCCACACTGTGCGGGGGGATATAAAGAACTGCCGCGAGGGTCGCGAGTAAATCGCCCGCCGTCACGGTCGCACCGCGACGAGCGAGACCGGTGAATCGAGCGCGACCGACGACGTCTCACCGAACCGACCAGCGCCGAGCGGACGACGCCGAACTTACAGCGGATACACGTTCTGCACCGCTCCGTCGGCGCGTCCGAACGACAGTTCGACTGTCTCGGCGTCTGACGGCACGGTCAGCGTGCCCGCCCGCTCGCGGTCGAGTGGACCGACCTCCGCGTCGCTCTCGCCGGTCTGGCCGCCCGCGGTCCACGAGACGGTGCCCGAGACCGCCTCTGGCGTGTCGTTGACGACCGTGAGCTCTCTGGTCTCTCCGGCCGCGGGGTACTCGTCTAGGACGACCTGCACGGGTTCCAGCGAGGCCGCAATCGCCTCGTAGCCCGCCTTCTCGCTCCCGTCGGCCGACAGCACGCCCATGCCCGCGCCTTCGTCGATGTCTCGGAGCGCGTCGGCCGCGAGCAGGCCGCTTCCCCGCCGCCGGAGCGTCTCGGTCACGTCCTTCAGGACGCGGGCCTGATACGCTTGAGAGGCTTCGACCGCCGACTCGTCGGACTCGACGCCCGCCTCGACGTACGCGGCGTGGGCGCCGGCGTCGAATCCGGCCGCGTCGTGGCCGTCCTCGCCGACGAGCGACCCCGCACCGAACGCCCCGACCGCGCCGCCGCAGTCGTACTTGTCCAGCGCCCACTCGGTGTCGGCGGGCGTGCCGAACTCCCAACCGGGATAGAGGTGGGTCGCGTCGGCGCCGATGCCCGGCCCGCCCGAGACGGGAAAGACCGGAGCGCCTTCGGGGAGCGCGTCGGCGAGTTCTCGGTCCGCGTCACCGTCGTACCTCGCGCGCCACGCCCGCCACCGGAACTTGTAGCGCGCGACCCGTGAGGGACCGACGCCCGCGAGGTGGTCGGTCGGGTCGGAGCGGACGCCGAACGCGGCCACGCAGGGGTGGCGCTCGACCGAGGCGGCGACCGTCTCGGCCAGCGATTTCGCGGCGTCGGGGTCGGCCTCGGCCCGTCCGACCAGCGGGAGGTCCTGCCAGACCAGCAGGCCGGCGTCGGCCGCGGCCTCGTAGAACTCCATAGGCGGGACGTGACCGTACGCCCGGACGAGGTTCGCGTTGGCGTTCGCGGCCCGTTCCACGTCCCACGTCGGGTCGCCGGTGGGGAGCAGCGAGAACCCGCGGGCCGGAACTCGCTGGCCGTTGACGACCAGCGCGTCGTCGCCCGCGCCGTCCGTCGCTCCAGCGGTCTCGACCTCACAGAGACCGGTCTGGACGACGCGCTCCGAATCGCCCAGTTTCGCCCGAACCTCGTACTGGTGCTGGGGACCGAACCCGTTGGGCCACCAGTAGGCCGGGTCCCGGAGTTCGAGGGTCTTCTCGACCGTCGCGCGCTCTCCGGCGTCGGCCTCGACTCGGGCGCGCTCCATCACGCCGCCGCCTCGGAACCCCTGCGGGCGAACCGACAGCGAGACGCGGTCGTCCAGCGATTCGCCCGCCTCGACGGCGAGTTCGGCGTCGATGACCGCGCCGTTCTCCGTCCGACGCGGCGTCAGCGAGAGTCGGTCGACGAACGTCCGGGGGTGCGTTTCGAGGTCCGCGGCCCACCAGATGCCGGGGACCGCGCGCTCGTCGGGGACTCGGTCGGTCGCGTAGACGCCGCCGAACGCCTCGGGGGCGCGACACTCGACGACTAACTCGTTGTCCGAGTCGAGGTTCAGTTCGTATCTCGCGGGGACGAAGTGGGCATCGTGTTCGTCCAGCAGGTCACCGTTCAGCCAGATCCGGGCGTGTGCGAACAGGCCGCGGAGTTCGAGAGTCGCGCGCTCGTCGCCGTCGCGGGGGTCGCCGAACTCGGTCCGGTAGGCGACGGCGTCGGCGTCCGCGAAGCGCTCGGGGCGGCCGGGCACGTCCACGGGGTGCCACTCGTCGGGGGAGGGCGGCCCGTCACCCGCGGACGGTTCGACCGCGGCGCCCGTCCAGTCGGTCAGAGACATACTCGGGGAACGAAACCCACACCAGATAGGTTTTACGTCCCGTCGGCGACCACTTTCACTTTCACCCCGCCCTTGGCACAATTTAAGTAGGGTGGCGGGACCACCGACTGTTATGCTCGAAGACCTGCAGTGCGTCTGCGACGGCCGGAACTGCGAGCGTACCCTCAGCGAGACCGAGTTGATGCTCCGGATGACGACCGACGCAGGCGAGCGCCGCGCCTACGAGTGCGCCTGCGGCGCGGTCACGGTGACGGTGGTGCGGTAGCCCCCTCCGGAACGCCGACTCCGCCACTCCCGCCCTGAGACGGTCGCTCCGGCCGACCGAGAACGGCCACTCCGCGCCTCCACGAAGACGAAAACTCCGCCTCGCCAAGGACGGCCACCCCGCCTCGTCGGAGACCGTCGTGCCGAAAGGCGACCCTGAAGTGCCTGCTGGCGAAATCGCCCCGCATGGAAGAAGTCATCCACGCGCGCGGCCACGAGAACGTCTCGGCCGCCCACGCCAGCACCTTCGAGGTCACGACCGACGACTACCTCACACCTGCGGGCGACTGCATCCTCGGGGTCGAGGCCGACCGCGCCCCGGCCGACTTCGACCCCGAGTTCATCGCGGCCTGCCGGCACGCCGACGCCACTATCACCGCGACGTTCGAGACCGACGGCCACGCCGAGACCGTGGTCGGGCGCGGCCACCCCGACCTCGCGTTCGAGAACGACCGGAGCGCCGTGGGTCGGACCAGCGACTACGTCGACGACCGGACGATTCTCGTCGGGGCCGAGTTCGCGGCCGAGGGATTCGACCGCGAGTTGGTCGATGCGCTGGCGAACGGGGCCGACCTGACCGTGACGTTGACCGTCGAGCGCGAGGACTGATTCTTCGTGCGTGGTCGGCCGAGCGACGGGTCGCGGGCGTGGCGGTCGATCGCGGGCGACCCGAGCGAGTAGCCGACCGTTTTAATCCGGTCGCGTCCCCAGTTCCGACCATGACCGAGGAGTCCGACGCGAGCGGAGACGCCGGGCGAGGCGAGAGCGTCGCCCCCGCCGAACGCGCCGAACCCGCGGAGAACATCAGCGGCGGCGACGCCGAGGCGAGTTCGGTCGCGGAGTTCTCCCCCGGCGAAGCCGGGACGCGCGCAGAGGCCGTCGTGGACCGCCTCGGCGACCTGTACTGGCAGAAGACCTACGGCGGGCAGGACGCCTTCGAGTGTCTGGTCCGGACTATCTTGAGCCAGAACACCAGCGACCTGGCGAGCCAACCCGCCCACGACGCGCTGATGGAACGGTACGGCGGTGCAGACCTCGCTTCGGCGCTCGCAGACGCTCGACTCGACGAACTCGCGGACGCGATTCGGCCCGCGGGCCTCTACAACCGGAAGTCCGAGGTACTGGTCGCGGTCGCCGACCGCGTGCTGGAGGAGTACGGGAGCGCGGCCGCGTTCGACGACTTCGTCAGGGAGGGCGACCCCGCCGAGGTCCGGTCCGCGCTCCTCGACATGGACGGAGTCGGTCCCAAGACCGCCGACTGCGTCCTGCTGTTCGCCGGCGGGCAGGCGGGCGTCTTCCCGGTCGACACCCACGTCCACCGCATCTACCGGCGACTCGGCGTCGCGCCCGCCGACGCCGACCACGAGGCGGTCCGGGCGGTGCTGGAGCGCGACGTGCCCGCCGAGAAGTGCGGGTTCGGCCACACAGCGAGCATCCAGTTCGGCCGGGAGTTCTGTTCCGCGCGAAAGCCGGCGTGTCTCGACGGACTGGACGAGTGCCCGCTGTCAGACATCTGCGATAGGGTGGGCGTCGATGTCGAGACGGGTGCGGTCTTGGACCCCGCGGACGCCGATTAGCGGTCCCCGTTCCTCCTGCTCGCCTCGCGCTCGACCTCCGCGCGCAGGTGGTCTCGGAGGTGCAACACGTCCCGGCGCTCCCGGTCGCGCCACGGCAGGAGGCGGAGTTTCCGCGCGCGCTTGCGGAGGAACGACGAGAGGTACGCCACCTGCCGGTCGGTGAGCGCGAGGGTCTCCGTGACGCCCGCGGTTTCGGCGTCGCCCGAGGTTTCCTCGCCAGTGCGCTCGGACCCGTCGTCGCGCCGCCGCTCGATTTCCCGCCGGAGGTCGTGGACGAACGCCCACTCGTCGGACTTCGACCGGAGCGCGTACTGGAGTCGGTTCTCGCGCTCGCGGAGCCAGTTCGTCAGGACGTACCACTCCTCGGCCTCGAGCGTCACCCGCGTCGTCTCATCCATCGTCGTACTGTCAACTCTTCGATGGCCGCACTTTTGGCGTTTCGGGCGCTAGAAGGTGAAAATGGCCCCAGAGGTAACGGTGACGATAGACCCCCACGTCCACTCCGAGGGGTCGTACGACGGTCACGAACCGGTCGAGATGCTGTTGGCGCAGGCCAGCGACATCGGACTCGACGGCATCGTCGTGACCGACCACGACACCATCCGCGAGTCGCTCCGGGCGGCCGAACTCGCGCCCGAGTACGGACTGGTCGGGATTCCGGGTGTCGAAGTCTCGACCGCCGCGGGCCACCTGCTGGCTATCGGCGTCACGGAGCGCCCGGAACCCCACCGACCGCTCGACGAGACGGTCGCGGAGGTCCGTGACGCGGGCGGCGTCGCAATCGTTCCCCACCCGTTCCAGCGGACTCGCCACGGCGTCCGCCGGGGGCGCATCACCGACTGCGACGCCATCGAGGTGTACAACGCGTGGATTTTCACCGGCTACCGGAACCGCCGGGCCCGGCAGTTCGCGGCCCGCAACGACTACCCCGGCGTCGCGGCCAGCGACGCTCACTCCGCGAAGTACATCGGCCGCGCGTACACCGAACTCACGGTCGAGGCGTCCTCGAAGCGCGACCTCGACCGCGACCGC
Encoded proteins:
- a CDS encoding hydrolase; amino-acid sequence: MSLTDWTGAAVEPSAGDGPPSPDEWHPVDVPGRPERFADADAVAYRTEFGDPRDGDERATLELRGLFAHARIWLNGDLLDEHDAHFVPARYELNLDSDNELVVECRAPEAFGGVYATDRVPDERAVPGIWWAADLETHPRTFVDRLSLTPRRTENGAVIDAELAVEAGESLDDRVSLSVRPQGFRGGGVMERARVEADAGERATVEKTLELRDPAYWWPNGFGPQHQYEVRAKLGDSERVVQTGLCEVETAGATDGAGDDALVVNGQRVPARGFSLLPTGDPTWDVERAANANANLVRAYGHVPPMEFYEAAADAGLLVWQDLPLVGRAEADPDAAKSLAETVAASVERHPCVAAFGVRSDPTDHLAGVGPSRVARYKFRWRAWRARYDGDADRELADALPEGAPVFPVSGGPGIGADATHLYPGWEFGTPADTEWALDKYDCGGAVGAFGAGSLVGEDGHDAAGFDAGAHAAYVEAGVESDESAVEASQAYQARVLKDVTETLRRRGSGLLAADALRDIDEGAGMGVLSADGSEKAGYEAIAASLEPVQVVLDEYPAAGETRELTVVNDTPEAVSGTVSWTAGGQTGESDAEVGPLDRERAGTLTVPSDAETVELSFGRADGAVQNVYPL
- a CDS encoding coiled-coil protein, with amino-acid sequence MVSVTEEELQNKSKGELIKLAGQLRDRRNELNQKASKRASKRDDLNAETREKVDEAQEHREKRDELNEQVQEHKEQRNELNAKANELFDEVEQKKSDLELDEGKDIEELESEIEDLEFKQQTEVLSTEDERELIEKIEEKREKLQERKEKLDDSENLDELVEEAEEVRAEASRHHEKVTELADKAQEHHNQMIEAYREADEIRDEADEMHESFVEAQEAADQHHEDFVRVQKRLRELDKQEEEERKSEKEKEREEAKEEAEEIYQQFKEGETLDTEDLMKLQKTGLL
- a CDS encoding endonuclease III domain-containing protein, which encodes MTEESDASGDAGRGESVAPAERAEPAENISGGDAEASSVAEFSPGEAGTRAEAVVDRLGDLYWQKTYGGQDAFECLVRTILSQNTSDLASQPAHDALMERYGGADLASALADARLDELADAIRPAGLYNRKSEVLVAVADRVLEEYGSAAAFDDFVREGDPAEVRSALLDMDGVGPKTADCVLLFAGGQAGVFPVDTHVHRIYRRLGVAPADADHEAVRAVLERDVPAEKCGFGHTASIQFGREFCSARKPACLDGLDECPLSDICDRVGVDVETGAVLDPADAD
- a CDS encoding DUF371 domain-containing protein, whose amino-acid sequence is MEEVIHARGHENVSAAHASTFEVTTDDYLTPAGDCILGVEADRAPADFDPEFIAACRHADATITATFETDGHAETVVGRGHPDLAFENDRSAVGRTSDYVDDRTILVGAEFAAEGFDRELVDALANGADLTVTLTVERED
- a CDS encoding PHP domain-containing protein, with protein sequence MAPEVTVTIDPHVHSEGSYDGHEPVEMLLAQASDIGLDGIVVTDHDTIRESLRAAELAPEYGLVGIPGVEVSTAAGHLLAIGVTERPEPHRPLDETVAEVRDAGGVAIVPHPFQRTRHGVRRGRITDCDAIEVYNAWIFTGYRNRRARQFAARNDYPGVAASDAHSAKYIGRAYTELTVEASSKRDLDRDRIVSALANGDAEVHGRRQPFHRSVQHYARGAGRKVGHGVAANVANLARL